cctcactgtttacacaTTTTTCCAGTGATCAATTAATAATTTCTTGTTTTACATATAGGCAAAAGAAAAAGTTTGAAGTAGAAAATGCAAATCAGTTCTTCTGGTCCTATGTAAGGGAGGTAAGTTGTAGTTGTTTGGGGCTTGATAATCCAGATCCTTGCACCTTGTGCagccatttatacctgtgcaagtGAGTCTAAAACACTATCCaatcacacacactcactcactttgcacaggtataatcATCACACTAGGGGCAAAGCAGTGCGCCAGACCTTTGGCTATGTCTCCACTAAGATTTTGCTTAAAATCTCCCAGTAACAGTaggaaattttaagaaaaagataCATGTAGACAAAAGCTACATGCTGTGAGGAAAAATACCCTGTTGAGTGTGCTGACATTTATTTTACTTGCTTTCCTCCTCCATTATCCTCTCTTGGAAGGGGGATCATGGGCAACAGCTGTGGAAGTCCATGGGCGTATAATTCCTGCTCACGTGTTGGGAGGACCTGAAGCAGTGTGATGGCCCCAGGACCTCCATGGAGATAACTATAGTGGAGCATCCAAGGTCTGCATGGTTCTAGAGAGTTGATGTAACCTGCTGCCAGTACTGCACGTGTGTGGTGTGTGTTCATGTGCAAATCCTGTcccatgcccctcccctccctgaacAACCGGGTGAGAACTCTGTCGGTGGGATTTTACTGAGTTTCCGGTACTCTTGGTGGAGAAATCCTACATAGGGGATGATCTGCCCGTAAGAATGTAATAAAGAAAtgttaaggccccaatcctggaagCACTTAAACAAGTAATTTTACTGATATGAATGGTCTTatttaagtcaataggactacttctgtgcataagcatttgcaggatctggAACTAAGTCTGTGTCTTGTTTAGGTTTCAGCtgaaataatggggaaaaaacttcTCACCTTTAAATTCTTTATTGATTCTACAGGAAAATGTATACCTCAGAGGATTGAAAATCATCCTTTTGATTCATAGTAGGTACTTGTGTTGTAAATCTGTTCACTAAAGCCCAGGAGTTTTAACCTTCATTCATTATCTAGTGAGGGCAAAAGTAGCTTGTTCCTAAATCTGTTTGATGCTAAGAAGATGCCATTTCCAGCTGTTCTTCTCCATCTTGCCACCTGAATGCTGGCAAACTGAATGAGTAATACACTAAATGGAAAATATATGAAGTATCATCTACTCTCCACTGACAATACAGGCAAACAAGTTTGCCAAAACATCAGTCTAAAAACCAGTGAGCCAGATGCATATAAAATAGGATTGTGTAGTCCCATACATTTAGTTAAGGAAATCATTAATTTATTATCTTCTGTGATATTCAGAATCAGGATGTAAATCATCTATGATGTCACTAAAATAGAAGATGTTTCATGAGTAACATAGTACAGCACAAGAGAATAACTGTGCTATGTGAAAATCTCCAAACAGTGGTTTGTGAAGAAGTTGGCTGAAAAAATTGCAGCCAATGAAAATAACTCCACAAgagagaggctgtgtgtgtgtgtgtgttttgtgaatatatacacatatatgtgTATAAAATTCAGAAAGCAACTTCATGGTTCTTTATTCCATTTTCCTCCCTTTAACGTCTGATCTCTAAAGtcttttaaaatagtgttaaCATTGGTATCTTTTTCCTTGTTTCTGAACTTTATGGGATAAGATAGACCCCAATCTGAACACCTAAAGAAAGGTTCTGCTAAGTTAAAAGAACCCACACTCTCTGTAAATGCCAGAAACTGGCAGCAGGACCTTTTGCATCAGAATTCTGCTAGAAAAGTGATGAGAAAGATGTCCATTCAAGTTCTGCTGCCTGTGAAGTCTTTTTAGAAGAACAAAACAGGGCCTGTCAGCCATCACTCAGAACATGCAGAGGGCTGGGAAAGAGGGTTTATCAGTACACTGGGCTAAAGTGTAGTTTCCATTGCAAGAGAAGTGGCACAATAATCTGTATCCAGAATTCATGTGCAGAACCTTGTTTGACTGCGCTCCATCACTGAGCCCACAGTTTATTGTGATGTCATAGAATGGTGAGATTAACATGAACATCCCCTAGCGCAGCAGCAGGAGAATAGAGAGGAAgacaagaaggagagagagagggagaggcagtTATCTCTCAACAATTCATTTTTCACAGGTACTTGCTAATAAATTAGTTTTATTCAGGCTCTTGAGGTGCTTATTTCtaacatagggcctgatcttgtagtctttactcaggcaaacctTTTACTGACTTCAGAGTCAGAGCTCTGATTAGTCATTAGCGGTAAACATACTGCTGAAAGATGTTGAAACAACAAAGATAGTATAACTTCAGGGTTCTCAGGAAAGCAGGGAAAGGTTCTTAGCAGCCTGGGCTACACTGTATGTAAGAAGATGCGAAGCATGTGTCATACCACTAGAGGTCATGCGTGTCTCAGTGCTAAGGGTAGCGATGGTGCTGTAGCAATatgaggaagaaaagagaaacaatGTATTATAAAGTAAGTCTGTGGATTGAACTTTGGTTGCTATCTCCTTATTTGTTCTGGATGGGTGCAGGTTTTATAGTTTGCTCTTCATGGTGAGATTGTACCATAAACATCTGTAAGGAATACAGAAACAGGAATGCGGTCCAAATGCACGAGTAAATATGCTCACAAAACAAATGCTTTTAGTTTCCTGGAAGTCAGAGTTCATAATGAGCCTGAGGAAAAAGTAATTTCATAAACCAACCAAGAATGAACTCAGCTTGAACTGAAGACAACCTTGAGATAGCAGCAACTGATTAACTATGTCATGCAGCTTTTCATCAAATTTGCCTCAGACTATGTTAAAGCTTGTATATAATAGAATTCTAATTTACATGAGTTCTTCTAAAAGAGAAGGAAAGTTTACATTAGTAAGCCAAGCTTTCCTTAATCTAGCAGTGCCAGTAATGGAAATATGATATTTCCATTCACCAAGGAAGCCATGTAAGGAGAGGGGAGAATATTCAATAACTAAACAAGATAACCGCATAAGAAACTGTAGACAGGAGAAAAATTGCAAAACCAAGTGataaactgtatttattttacacCTGTCACTTCCTTCCTTTAACTATCTCTACTATTAATTTCCAAACCTCTACAACAGCTTCAGATAGGTTCTGTGTTACAATAAAAAGAACCTGCCACTAAAATGTTAACTCCTTTTCCCCTTAATGTGGAATGTCACTCAAATTATCCTGGTCTGAGGTGTAGGACTAAAATATTTAGTGCTGTTTCAGTAACACTGATATCTCATGACTCACCGGGGCTAGAAACAGCTACTTTACCCCAAAAGAGACCTGTAAAATATCTTAGGCACAAACTTGCCAATACTTACATACTTGGCTTACCTTTAAGAACATGAGTAGTCCTATATGAAGCCAATAAGATTACTTGTATGCTTTAAGTTAAGCAAGTGttgaagtatttgcaggatcagggcctaaacatTGTatcaacataagaacataagaatggccatactgggtcagaccaaaggtccatccagcccagtatcctgtctactgacagtggccaatgccaggtgccccagagggagtgaacctaacaggtaatgatcaagtgatctctctcctgccatccatcaccaccctctgacaaacagaggccatggacaccattccttacacatcctggctaatagtcattaatggactgaacctccatgaatttatccagttctcttttaaaccctgttatagtgctagccttcacaacctcctcaggcaaggagttccacaagttgattgtgcgctatgtgaagaacttccttttatttgttttaaacctgctgcccattaatttcatttggtggcccctagttcttatattatgggaacaagtaaataacttttccttattcactttctccatatcactcatgattttatatacctctatcatatctccccttagtctcctcttttccaggctgaaaagtcctacCCTCTTtaagctctcctcatatgggacccgttccaaacccctaatcattttagttgcccttctctgaaccttttctaatgccagtatatctcttttgagatgaggagacctcttctgtacgcagtattcaagatgtgggcgtaccatggagttatataagggcaataatatattctccgttttattctctatcccctttttaatgattcctaacatcctgtttgcttttttgactgctgctgcacactgcatggccgtcgtcagagaactatccacgatgactccaagatctttttcctgattagttgtagctaaattagcccccatcatattgtatgtatagttaggattatttttcccaatgtgcattactttacatttatccacattaaatttcatttgccgttttgttgcccagtcacttaggtttgtgagatctttctgaagttcttcacagtctgctttggtcttaactagcTTGAGcactttagtatcatctgcaaactttgccacctcactttttaccactttctccagatcatttatgaataaattgaataggattggtcctaggactgacccttaggGAACATCACTAGTAACTCAACATGGGGGAGTTATTGTTATTATGAGAACCTTAAATTTATATTGTCTGAATTTTGTGCAGTCAAATTTGCAATTTTAACATTGTATTAACATAGCATTTTGTAGTTAGTTccttcttattttgtttttctataaaggaaaagaaaacatagCTGAAGCACTGAGATTTTGCAACTGTTTTTGTGCTATTCCAATCACTGAAGATGCACAAAAACTTGCTATAGCACTGTACActagtgcaattttttttgtgCAACTCCACACTGCCGTAGTCTTTGATTTTAGTAAAACTGCTGAAGAAGCAGGTGCAAATGTCATTTTAATTGCTTTATAACATcataatttcaaaaatatttttgatgatgTGAATTAGTTTCAAACATAGAGGCTGTGTTTTGGTTTGGTACTGCTCTTAAGGACTTTGAGGAGTATAAGATCCAAGGTTCACCTTCCTGCGAAGAATTGGGCATAGACCACCGCCACAGTTAAGATACAGACTTCAGTGAACAATGGTCTGATACATTATGGGAAATTACTGAGaatttttcttctcatttctgTACACTCCATTTTAAAGTAATAATGTGAAGGAGTCCAAAGATATGCCCTGATCCTGTAATCACTTACACAAATGAGTAACTTTATCCATGTGAggagtcccactgagttcaaccAGTGGTTACAGCTACTGTATATAGCAAAGAAAATGGACTTGGAGTTAGAAATCATAAACTCGGAGttcagaaaaacacccaaaaaggCATTTTCTACACAAAGTACCCAGAAAAATATGTTTATTCAAAACAGCATAACAGAGCTTTCAATTAAATAAGAATAATACAGGGCTATGGTACCCAGCTTTTTTCTGTGTAATTTCCTTATTTGGTTTTATTCTTCTTTACTTATTTCTGCCTCCTCTGATTCCTTTgattcttcctccttctcctctaaACTAGTATTTGCTGTTGGGGGAAAAACATGAATTCTGGggtacatttaataaaataatagcgCTTGAgatctttttaaataattcattcaTTGTAGTAATACTTTATCCTGGAAAATATAATGCAGGCTTCTTACATATACTGTCTAGTTTGTTATTAGGAGTGGGCCTAAGTGGAGTGCTTTAAAAAATCCTACTCTTGTTAGAAGATAGGCATATATGGGATATAACAAAATCCCTATTACTGttaaactgttttaaatttaCAGTCCACTTACTGTATTCACATTACCAAAGTAAAGACCCTATGGTAAACGAATAAGGATATAAACATGTAACCCATACTCATAGTCCTAGGTTCATCAACAGAATGCTGCAGGACTTAAATGGACGGATTCAGTTCATTACAAAAAATACTAATTACTAATTACTGAGGTGTGGGGTGCTCAATCAATATTTCATTATTAGAGAACATTCATCAATAAAGTAATAATGAGGCCTAAAAATTACAAGTACATTCAGCATCATCACATTCTGTATATTAGGGGCCAAATTCTTCGTGGACATAACTCTCCTGAAACCAAAAAACTTAGCTCTATGTGTTTAGGGTATGTTTCAGCATATTTTCAAGCCATTTAATTGTCTTTCTGGCTCCTGTTGTCAGTTTTGCACTTTACCTTAACATGAAATGGATTGATGAAAAACTGAGAATCAAACACTTGATGGTTGGAAACATCAGAATAAAAGTTTACAAATCTGGATATGTTTTAATATATGCAGTCCATATTTTAAGTAGGCAAAGATTTACTCATAAAATATGGCTTAACACAGGCCTCATTTTACAATACCTTCTAATAATTTTgataaataatttgaaatatttttttaaaatactgaaaattcaGAAACTATACTTAAAACATCCAAACATTAAAAAGCAATAACTTCAGTTTTacttttaataattaatttagctTTCTGAATGAGAGTGTGCAAGTGTCACCAATGGGATCAAGCCTCCAAATCCATATGTAGATTTCAAACATCCAAAGTTCTGGTGTTGGTTAGCTCTTGTGTTCCATTTAGTGTATTACAAAGATCAGACCCATCAATAGTAATGATATTTCTTTTCTTCAGAACAAAGCTTTGTGTGATAAGTGATATAGTTTGAAGTCCtgaatgtcagtttcactttctaacTAAACAAATTTTACATTAATATAAAAGGTTTGTTTCATTATCTCTTAGGGTGttttggttctgttttgttttttcattctaGTGAGGAGAACATTCCtctcattgggggagggggggcagcttCACTCTGAGGGGTTAAATTTTGTGAGGCATGTCAGCCCGGCCTCTAATTTTTGTACACAGAAGTTTCAAATATCCATTATGTGCAAACAATAATGCACATAAACTTGAGTATACAAAATTAAAAGCCACCTTGTGACGATTTAGCCCTTTATGAAAAACAAGAGTTATTATCTTTTCAGAATGATAATGTGCCCCCACACAGTAACACATTTTCAGCTAGTTGACATGCACCATTTCAGATGACCAACTATAATCACTCattcctctctttcttcctcaCCCTGATCCACTTGATCTTCTTTgcccccttcctcctcttcttctccctccttaGATGGAGACAGATCTTCAATGGGTTCTGTAGCTTCAGCAGGAGGTTCCCCAACCTCAACAGGTTCCTCGGCAACAGGTTCCTCGGCAACTGAAATGGGAGAAAAGGAGATATATGCCAAACTATGAGGGGGAAGAAGAACTTCATAGATCTGCTCATTGCCATTATTTTTACTCTTAAGTAACAGCTAACATCTTAGGCCCAATCCTGTAGcctttgctcatgtgagtagtcccactggcttcatggGGAATGCGTATAGACGGGTTGCAGTATCAAGCCCTGAATCAGATTATAATAATTTCAATAATGTTACAGGCTTCCCAGGACAGTTGTCTCTGTTACTAATACCACATTATATCAAATGGAAGTATATTCAGCATGCATGCTGCAGCATAAGAATGTGCTACAATAAGATGAACCTTCACACTTTTACTTTTTGCTAATATCCAGCATCTTGTAAGCTGACAAAAAGTACAACTCTCTTATTATAACATTTGCAAATTAATCAGGCAGAAACAGCTTGGGGAatttgggggggaaggagttTCCAACAGTTCATCGGGACAAACCTGCAGTTGCTGGTATCTCTTCTGCTGCCGGAGGCTCTTCAGGAGGTGGTGGTTTTTCAATCCCGGGAGTCCACAGAGTTAATTTAGTAATATTTTTTGCTTTCCATTTTGGAATAATTGACTGagattcctcctcttcctcttcttcccctttatcctaaaaaacaaacaaacataaaaaatcTAGCATCACAATTGGGAATGTGAAGGTAAGGACTACGAGCCTGTTTGCATGTATTGAAATCTCTTTACCCTGAGTTTGAAATGGTAACGATACAGCCCTTTAGAGTAAGGTGCCAATATGTAACAAGAACTGAACAACATTAATAGTCACAAACtttagaagagagagaaaaccttTCTAAGCTAGAAAACTTGAAGGCAATCAGTCAGTTACAATGTTGgtctcaaaatttaaaaaaaaatggctggtTTCCTTTCTTTCTTATGCTTAGATTCAGGCAACACAGCATGTCATGAAGGCCCAAAGAGCCTTCTTCCTTAATCATTCTGCAACTCTCAGAAGGGCTGGGCCTAACAGCAGTACCTACAGAGACTGGGCTGTTCCCCATTTCCCCAATGCCACAAAAGGGATGGAAAGGAGAGAAGGCAGGATCATTATCCGCCTCCTTTCCACACCAGCCTATACCATAGGTCTGGCACATAGGGAGCTCACGGAGGCATTCTGCACCCCAGAGGGGGAATGCATTCTGGTTCTCACAGTGGAGTTATACAGCTCTCTGCCCCAACTCCTTACAGAAACAGACAAGCAAGAGTGCACCCAATACAAAATTGCTCTCTGCTTCACAAGGCAGTGCAGTCTGAGCTCAGGTAAGACCCATGGAACTTATGAAGAATGTAGTACTGTACATGAGCTTTTGTGCTCTCAATATTCTGACCTTCTGTCACTTTCTTTACAAATaagaatgatttattttatacaaaaGTGGGAGAGTTTAAATAATAGACTAGCTACTTGTATTGAAAGATAACTTTTCTTAactaattttatttgaaaatgagtCTTGTACTACAACTATTTCAACTACAGCAAACAAGCAAAGTTTTGACTGTTTATTCTCATTACTGTAATGTAGGGGtaggcaatgtttggcatgcggctcgccaaggtaagcaccctggagggctggccaagttttatttacctgctgacacggcaggttcagccgatcgcagcccccactggctgcggttcgccgtcccgggccaatggggacggcgagaagccgtggccagcacatcgctcacccgcgccacttcccgccgcccacattggcccgggacggcgaaccgcggccagtgggggccacgatcggccgaacctgccacgtcagcaggtaaataaaactggcccggcccgccagggtgcttatcctggtgagccgcgtgccaaacgttgccaacccctgctgtaatGGGAGTATAGCACTGTGACCTACAGTAAATAATATAATCACAGGATTCACTTGAGAGTAATTGCTATAGTTAAGGGCTAAGACTGTCAAAAGTGAGTGattaaagttaggcttctaagttCACATTTAGACACCGACAtaaatggcctaattttcaaaagtatcaaGCACCCATCAGCtcctcctgaagtcagtgggagctgctgggtgctcagcacttgtaAAAGTCCCGCTACTTATATTCAGGTATCCAAATatggagttaagtgcctaatttTAGGTGCCCGTTTTGCGAAGGTATAATGTCCTCAGGCAACACCCCCAATAGTGCACCTCTTCACTTTCAAAATATGGTTCAGGCTCTTACAGGCCATAACTGAGCCCTAATTTTTAATGCATCTCAATCAGCACCAGTTagaactgagggtatgtctacactggagctggaggtataTTTCCTAGCTCAGACAGACAtatctgtgctagctctgatcaagctagcatgctaaaaatagtgtagtcACAGAGGTACAAGTGGCAACAGGGGAGCCCACAAACACAATCACCTCTGAAATGCTAGGTACGTATttgggcagctagcccttcccactgCTTGCACCACTCTGGCTACACTGCTTGATCAGAGAGAGATCACGGGAATTTCTACCTCAGCTAGAAATTACAGTCCCAGCTCCAGTATAGACAAACGCCTAAGGGGCAAATCTTAGCACACACAAAGTAGCCAGGccagggggagtggggaagggggagatactttcctcctctcctcccagacACAATGAGCATCTGTGAAGCCACTGTCTGCAAGAGCCCTGAGTTCTCCCAACATAGACCTCTAGCAGCAGAGACACTGGCTTTGGCATACCCACCACCACACACTGTTCTTTAGGGATCTGATGTGGAGCTGCAAGTTGTTCCTTTTTTATAGAAATCTGAGAGAAATTGATATTGCTCATACTTCTTGGGTGGCTGAAGGTTTCATCACGTCACACACATAAATCTTCCATTATAACCATACACACTTCCTCATATCTTATTGCTTACAAATATACTTGGGATGGGTGTTATCTTTCCTAGTGCTTTGTCTAACAATatctaaacatttcaaaatgtaattgcagTATATTTACAGAAAAAGAGGAAACACCCATCATTATGTGTCATTTAAGGAGGCAAATACAGTTTGATTGAGGAATAAAAGTAAATCAAAGCCAAAGCATATGTTTTACGTCTTAATAGCTGTTTACCAAAACATGCaatacaatagaaataataatcatTTCAGTTATAAAATGCTTCATATTTTTAAGGtcttaacaaacaaaaacaactggAGTTAaattttacaggtaaagcaaaagTTTCTCATTCAAACTGATATTATGAAGGgatattgtttttttgtttttgttacatgcGGGTAAACCATGCAGCAGAAACACTTCATTCAAACCCAAAGAGCACCTCTGTTACACTAGGCTCCATGAAGATAAAGCCTTTAGTGGTTTGTGGGTTCCCATACTCTGGAACAGAAGGCAaagttttttgctgccctttCTCTTGTCCTTGGATTGTATTAGCTGAGCAAATCAATGAAAGAGAAGAAATGAATGTGAACTAGATTGACATGTTAACTGTAGAAagatggaaaaattagaaagaccctttttaaaaaaataaaagattacaaATCGCCCAAAACTTTCATTTAGGTGCGATTATATTTGAAATAATTGTTTCCCTGGAAGTTTTGAAATAGCATGTAATAGACTAAGATCTGGCATGTCAGGCAATATAGAAAAAGAGCAAGTTCTGAACTAAATGCAGCATGTTTATTACCTGGAAACCAAAATACTAagctaaaaatatatttgtaataacaGCTAGgcattattgtttttattatataaCTAGAGTACATAGGTCAGATAGTCAGAAACAGGTCTGAAAGGCCACACGCAAAAGCAAGAAGAAAAATCATTCCCCAATACTATTCACCCACaactcttattgaaatcaatgggagttgtgggtactTAGTACCTCACAGGATCAAGACAATAAtagaccacattttcaaaagtagtctCAATTGTGGCTCTAAATTTGCACCTGTAATTTTTCACTACATTTTAGAATTACTTAgtactatatttttattttccagtctTTTGTAATGGAGTGCTAAAatatattatactgttcagccactaagGGGCAtggtgtgtaaaataccttatttaaatgaaCCTCAACTATACCAAGCacagcattaaaggatcttatgatgaccACATCTGGTGTATATAAGCAAGCTCTgaagccagtccatatctggtaaaGGGACATGACATCTTCAGAATAAAGGCCAAAGTCAATCAAAACTCTGTCTGGCTTTTTGTATTGCAGAAGGCTAGCACATTTGAGGTATGATCctgctttcactgaaatcaacggcAAAACTTCTAGTGTCTGCAATGGGAGCAGCAATGGGGCCCTCATGTGTCAGGGCTTGCTCAGCACAGTAGCCAGACACGTTTTTTTATTGACTCTGGTGCTTAGAAAAGCACATTCTAAAGCTGTTGgactttttaaatatacagtacCTGTAATGAGCTAGGCAGACTACGTTTGAACAGGCTAACCTGACTTGCTGAGTTTTCTAACATTTGGTATAGTCTGTATTATATTATTTACCTGATCTAGATGTGTGTATTCACCATGCTGTTCACACCCAATATCAAAGACATACTTTCCACGACCTACCGGCTgtacaaagagaaataaaaaaagttaGCAAGACTTTAAAGCTAGAAAATTCCGAAGgaataaatgaaaaatagaaaTGATCACTTAACACTGTGCTATGTAATttacacaataataaataaaaatacaatgagAAAAGTAAACTTTGGAGAAACTTTGCATCGTCATTGATTTATTTATACCTGTTACATTTATGGTTCAAAGAATACTGTGCAAAATGGGAAACCTGGTTTAATTTTTCAATGTAAAGAGTCCATACCAGAACAACAACATGCGCTAGTTTTTCAAATTCAAATAGCGTTTTCCAACATACTTACATTTCCATTCACAAATTTGCCCTGGTATCTGTGGTTTAGATGAATAAGTTCAGCTGCTCCTTCCTGTTGCCCATTTACCCAGCCACCAACATATTTAGAGCCAGTCTCTGCATAGAGGTATGTACCTTGCCCGTGCCTGAGAGGCAAATAATAATTGTACTTTATATTACTGTAAATTAAAAGTGCAGGATTTCTTTgcaattttaaagtatttaaacaAATGCCACATTAATCTATATTTCCAACCCCAAGAACATCTTCTTCATACATTCATGCTCATCTGCCTTCTGTGTCTGGCTCTATTTAATTCAGCTGATGTCTTACTGCAGGCTTTCCTTCCATTCCAAACTGGATTTGGTTGCCAAGGCCCTCCACAGCTCTCTCTTTCAAAAGGACAACCACAACTCTGAAgacaacattttttaaacttcatcAAGACACTTGAA
The DNA window shown above is from Trachemys scripta elegans isolate TJP31775 chromosome 1, CAS_Tse_1.0, whole genome shotgun sequence and carries:
- the RSPH1 gene encoding radial spoke head 1 homolog, whose protein sequence is MSDLGSEEFEEEAENDLGEYEGERNAAGERHGHGRARLPNGDTYEGEYANGVRNGRGTYRFKNGARYIGDFFDNKKHGQGVFMYPDGSKYEGEWVGDQRHGNGVYYYVNGDTYTGEWLNHYRHGQGTYLYAETGSKYVGGWVNGQQEGAAELIHLNHRYQGKFVNGNPVGRGKYVFDIGCEQHGEYTHLDQDKGEEEEEEESQSIIPKWKAKNITKLTLWTPGIEKPPPPEEPPAAEEIPATAVAEEPVAEEPVEVGEPPAEATEPIEDLSPSKEGEEEEEGGKEDQVDQANTSLEEKEEESKESEEAEISKEE